Proteins from one Mercurialis annua linkage group LG7, ddMerAnnu1.2, whole genome shotgun sequence genomic window:
- the LOC126656307 gene encoding cysteine-rich repeat secretory protein 38-like, with the protein MPSSSFFLLLSFSLLLRSVYGADYLYHFCSASQNFTSKGPFEANLNKLAGNLYLQVPKLGFGFGSSGQKPDQVFGLGLCRGDVSPSDCKKCVANASGEIRKRCPTNKAAVIWYDNCLYKHSHEKFFGRIDNKNKVYMWNVKVVNKTAQFNEEIRELLHELVDEAHETPKLYKTGDSEIEDSKTKLYGLVQCTRDLSNGDCKKCLTGIIGELRSCCDGKVGGRIISGSCNFRYEIYPFYKA; encoded by the coding sequence ATGCCTTCCTCTTCATTCTTTCTACTTCTCTCATTTTCTTTGCTTCTCCGATCGGTTTACGGAGCAGATTATCTCTACCATTTCTGTTCAGCCTCGCAAAACTTCACATCCAAGGGCCCGTTCGAAGCGAATCTCAACAAACTTGCCGGTAACCTCTACTTACAAGTTCCGAAACTAGGGTTTGGTTTTGGCTCATCAGGACAGAAGCCAGATCAAGTATTCGGACTTGGTCTCTGTCGAGGAGATGTTTCGCCGTCAGATTGCAAAAAATGCGTAGCCAACGCCAGCGGTGAGATTCGCAAGCGATGCCCTACCAATAAAGCCGCAGTAATTTGGTATGATAATTGCCTCTACAAGCATTCTCATGAGAAATTCTTCGGCCGGATAGATAACAAAAATAAGGTTTACATGTGGAACGTGAAAGTTGTAAATAAGACGGCTCAGTTCAATGAGGAGATTAGAGAGTTATTGCATGAACTAGTCGATGAAGCTCACGAAACGCCAAAATTGTATAAAACCGGAGATTCGGAGATCGAAGATTCAAAAACTAAGCTTTATGGATTGGTTCAGTGTACTAGAGATCTTTCAAATGGGGATTGCAAGAAGTGCCTTACAGGCATAATTGGTGAACTTCGTAGTTGCTGTGATGGAAAAGTAGGTGGTAGGATTATTAGTGGGAGTTGTAATTTTAGGTATGAGATTTATCCATTTTACAAAGCCTAG